One window from the genome of Luteolibacter rhizosphaerae encodes:
- a CDS encoding VOC family protein, whose protein sequence is MNKIGIKEAGFTGYPALDIEETRKFYGEIFGLKEGRVFEYEGKAGWVEFEIPGGHTLAIAQANEQWQPNAGGGGLAFELEDLDVAVEKLKAAGVKILLPPQDHPICRMALISDPSGNTVALHQKKPNHPECQH, encoded by the coding sequence ATGAATAAAATCGGCATCAAAGAAGCAGGTTTCACGGGATATCCGGCCCTCGATATCGAGGAGACGCGCAAGTTTTACGGCGAGATCTTCGGCCTGAAAGAGGGCCGGGTCTTCGAATACGAGGGAAAAGCCGGCTGGGTGGAATTCGAGATTCCCGGCGGCCACACCCTCGCCATTGCCCAAGCCAACGAGCAATGGCAGCCGAATGCCGGTGGCGGCGGTCTCGCCTTCGAACTCGAAGATTTGGACGTTGCGGTGGAGAAGCTGAAGGCTGCGGGAGTGAAGATTCTCCTGCCGCCCCAAGATCACCCGATTTGCCGCATGGCGCTGATTTCCGATCCCAGCGGCAATACCGTGGCCCTTCACCAG